A region from the Fimbriimonadaceae bacterium genome encodes:
- a CDS encoding PQQ-binding-like beta-propeller repeat protein has translation MEPRRQSSTTTKGKAKLGPLLVAATALLAIFAGAQDFRTHRGGAQRTGKATVQTGTVVAETVWNNAGRGFLRWWDPIFSLGGVVDNDAPNTVESPPLSWVNPAPIAAGNDFIDLATGYYQTDVLHAPYRWATTVAQPLNSTDARTGATTTYRWTITGLIPGAEYAVSASVPVGGTNTVPTTPVSGANPLHYGQRYYVFDIVDANGTDVRIVDSTVGGSFVRFGEAETKLYTADALGQIAVRLYNTVPRGTDGQFLDPGANPVNQLVYADAVRAEASGSLTGGYVASPVVGELLNAPYIGGPTVFPQRVVSARNEPVTVGSLGQTFTVGEVTSFTHNGEVVDAFAPLRRNMVWSWPGRRPNDVSTAEKERFATELADWIVGPSTADTRAQVRRVVDDLNPLTSASGNFIQGIDLSYSPLGSTYQTSPVSASVTGGVRFKADEFADGTYYIDVYVPPGAPAVDLATNVEVQVFRGGVQIDSVTINESTQRGWIRLPGVGTQGAEHSAAMPLSVVVTDHSSVAQDVIEGRRVVADAVRFVTQSDLSMSSTPAMVSADVRDGATLATRDVVVTADETGHIRCMDAHGDPTTGSQPKVFWTYPSEVSATDPNASLSEDGRVATMPTKFNLSSALVMKVGAVDLLYIGADNGRVYCIEMAGRGDGTTRRRWTYPDDFRPDAPTTPFAAALPPVKASVAGAVVAGQDAVIVAVAGKILALNAAGNPVSKTTNVIWQYPAAISNFGQVEATPAIAFGKVFFGAATMADPTLGEINALDLDTGVLSWRRTVDNTATALGYMGSCSPAAVSGSLVNPADPGNWDSVFFVDGRGVLLSLDPVNGNVRWQTSEVSTRCDSSLVFTHMRQPNPATPILLEDAQPTIVVANRRGECLGFLADGRTYSDGSHRNWVLTMQGSNPVASFASGGWPNQPGFPANRSHLYIGDSKGFLYAFSSVDDDNSTAPITPGQSPITDGPNNGVTAQDLSFISSTNVVLVSPDEYQSLFSKANQGSLTYAAVQTAATGGGIQRRNFEVGETLYVMVWNIPSTTDSPTAGYQLEFNTYSNQRVQARFPDIVRNVTGAPANQGGIGLHKVTFMPTGQAGTQPGGNFVRVRATLTVQGTVRGAEAGLRTTPKSPSPTVGDVVVANPLAVVFPTRDAVNGFLPNSVGNTIDATQPNAVVNGSNGLDTGVGLATVGGPTNQFLKPVFGGTDSIEPGGFLGTTPSTTGEYVSHGSTAVARMNVRDRSLVSLLTGPGTGLANVQMSSNDLAWMPLVDTRTLPPDAAAPGQPVYDPATQLGVDRPLNSGSNKANWKYGQFEDYPWALPNRSLDYPDLGRGSMSVAVGGSGSVSNPLLTRVTLEGPAWTEADRTTYNTKAGYENQMQRTLVDTPFDIRVDVPRYQPANASDYRGRQIVYVGGSNNSFGTEDAYRSFALGARVGEDRRLSTNSPTVDLGSLPSGGGYNGHVSGGPDNGAIAPSDPNSAFRPYNPAYTTGNTAMFQPFTVLNQGNVNLLNVRLAQEFDKINGFTRVYRTVELYGPQMQELAWIDAKRNMISDLDPLYSVPFRAGVDNRMVLQKPRPGDAAPTRMSRNPVFRANANLRVSGGTLVPTTAGFESGDPKVGVAVPVGTPSGTYQRKVYAFDNDGNDGDADHPSLGPSASDPAVSEPYADPAITLKFNVREARLTNTPTRKAAPNVDNLLAGNEAFTWSNTQPTAVRHGSGQLAVAWASNRRSNATGLPDWLTPGRTAGSLASGDTWRIFVSANGGTTPVWDRTNPSADHSPMNDLDNALPVSSGLGTPDSRWFGPSLLFPLEGVVNFNTLFTLGAGESMDMSRGPAGFQFGSPSFPTGGAYNPLQSPTLSRADVNQQYLAFVGRGTKVGPGGDRSTVEQVMLANLGFGGGGVVLNGLSAMPFDTTSTKSKPSVVQAGSSATVFYTGTSNGLGQIYTSTFDGSNWTGVRSVSLGDQFENVGAPNAILRRYQGRNDAARIDLMFTAKLRGRQFADTFLGRLAASPVSGAPTGGPGGSVRTLPFSNRTDKLEVDPATGTYFAPGVQWSMSEAGLAGIRLKYLSVDGSGNATLTDVIDPISPERVVSRTDGELVYDSRLGGKVYMDANAGTVKLSGAVVPRNMQLFITYSPTFVRVNAARGGNYRSVSGVFDERFVGIYATNDVNRADENLIGDLNFWGNSVNARPANNDPVRYDRYVLSLTKTSADGSQATRPFLTTLRYGINLPTPVAVGANGALVQFQVMFIGATPEAPFYQVDPVNGRVYFTSVMEDRPVRVVYTGVDGNGNLVPNIVVGTSATNIPRVGLITERAEEAVTIEQAANESDMSLALDPYNIAFNPLDPTRRRPPLVWMFWSSARAGVPDVYFQTIAPKWAPQPPSP, from the coding sequence ATGGAACCTCGCCGCCAATCATCGACGACCACCAAAGGCAAGGCCAAGCTTGGCCCGCTTCTGGTGGCTGCCACCGCCCTGCTGGCGATCTTCGCCGGGGCGCAGGACTTCCGCACGCACCGGGGAGGCGCCCAGCGCACCGGCAAGGCGACGGTCCAGACCGGCACCGTGGTGGCGGAGACCGTGTGGAACAACGCGGGCCGAGGGTTTTTGCGGTGGTGGGACCCGATCTTCTCCTTGGGCGGCGTCGTCGACAACGACGCCCCGAACACGGTGGAGTCGCCCCCGCTCTCGTGGGTGAACCCCGCGCCGATCGCGGCAGGCAACGACTTCATCGACCTGGCCACGGGCTACTACCAGACCGACGTGCTCCACGCGCCCTACCGCTGGGCGACCACGGTGGCGCAGCCGCTCAATTCGACGGACGCCCGCACCGGCGCGACGACCACCTACCGGTGGACGATCACCGGCCTGATCCCCGGGGCGGAGTACGCCGTCTCCGCCAGCGTCCCCGTCGGCGGGACGAACACCGTGCCGACCACGCCGGTCTCGGGCGCAAACCCGCTGCACTACGGCCAGCGGTACTACGTTTTTGACATTGTCGACGCCAACGGGACGGACGTCCGCATCGTGGACTCCACCGTCGGCGGCTCGTTCGTCCGGTTTGGCGAGGCGGAGACCAAGCTCTACACCGCCGACGCCTTGGGCCAGATCGCGGTCAGGCTCTACAACACCGTGCCTCGGGGCACCGACGGCCAGTTCCTGGACCCAGGTGCAAACCCGGTCAACCAGTTGGTCTATGCCGACGCGGTCCGCGCCGAAGCTTCGGGTTCGCTCACGGGGGGCTATGTCGCCTCGCCCGTGGTCGGTGAACTCCTGAACGCCCCGTACATCGGTGGCCCCACCGTGTTCCCGCAGCGCGTCGTCTCGGCTCGGAACGAGCCGGTCACGGTCGGGTCCCTGGGCCAGACGTTCACCGTCGGCGAAGTCACCTCGTTCACCCACAACGGCGAGGTCGTCGACGCCTTCGCGCCCCTGCGCCGCAACATGGTGTGGTCGTGGCCTGGGCGACGGCCCAACGACGTCTCGACCGCTGAGAAGGAGCGGTTCGCCACGGAACTGGCCGACTGGATCGTCGGCCCGAGCACGGCCGACACGCGGGCCCAAGTCCGCCGCGTGGTCGACGACCTGAACCCCCTCACGTCGGCATCGGGCAACTTCATCCAGGGAATCGACCTCTCGTACAGTCCGTTGGGATCGACCTATCAGACCAGCCCGGTGAGCGCTTCGGTCACCGGTGGCGTCCGGTTCAAGGCCGACGAGTTTGCCGACGGCACTTACTACATCGACGTCTATGTCCCGCCGGGAGCCCCGGCCGTCGACCTGGCCACCAACGTCGAGGTCCAGGTGTTCCGCGGTGGTGTCCAAATCGACTCGGTGACGATCAACGAGTCCACCCAGCGCGGTTGGATCCGTCTGCCTGGCGTCGGCACGCAAGGCGCCGAGCATTCCGCGGCGATGCCCCTTTCCGTCGTCGTCACCGACCATAGCTCGGTCGCGCAGGACGTGATCGAGGGCCGACGGGTCGTGGCCGACGCGGTGCGCTTCGTCACCCAGTCCGACCTGTCCATGAGCTCGACCCCGGCGATGGTCTCGGCCGATGTCCGCGACGGTGCCACCTTGGCGACCCGCGACGTGGTCGTCACCGCCGACGAGACGGGGCATATCCGGTGCATGGACGCCCACGGCGACCCGACCACCGGCTCGCAACCCAAGGTCTTCTGGACGTACCCGAGTGAAGTCTCGGCCACCGACCCGAACGCCTCGCTGAGCGAAGACGGGCGGGTCGCGACGATGCCGACCAAGTTCAACCTGAGTTCGGCGCTGGTCATGAAAGTCGGCGCAGTCGACCTGCTCTACATCGGGGCGGACAACGGCCGCGTCTATTGCATCGAGATGGCGGGCCGCGGCGACGGCACGACCCGACGCCGCTGGACTTACCCCGACGACTTCCGGCCTGACGCCCCGACGACCCCGTTTGCCGCGGCCCTGCCGCCGGTCAAGGCTTCGGTCGCCGGAGCCGTCGTGGCGGGCCAAGACGCCGTCATCGTCGCGGTCGCGGGCAAAATCCTCGCCCTGAACGCCGCTGGCAACCCGGTAAGCAAGACGACGAACGTCATCTGGCAATATCCGGCCGCGATCTCGAACTTCGGCCAGGTCGAAGCGACTCCGGCCATCGCGTTCGGAAAGGTGTTCTTCGGCGCGGCCACCATGGCCGACCCGACCCTCGGGGAGATCAACGCCCTTGACCTCGACACGGGTGTCCTGAGTTGGCGGCGCACCGTCGACAACACGGCGACGGCCCTTGGCTACATGGGCTCGTGCAGCCCGGCGGCGGTCAGCGGTTCGTTGGTCAACCCGGCCGACCCGGGCAACTGGGACTCGGTGTTCTTCGTCGACGGACGGGGGGTCTTGCTTTCGCTCGACCCGGTGAACGGCAATGTCCGCTGGCAGACCAGTGAGGTCAGCACCCGTTGCGACTCGTCGTTGGTCTTCACCCACATGCGCCAACCGAACCCGGCGACGCCGATCTTGCTTGAGGACGCCCAGCCGACCATCGTCGTCGCCAACCGGCGCGGCGAGTGCCTGGGATTCCTCGCCGACGGCCGGACTTATTCCGACGGTTCGCACCGGAACTGGGTGCTGACCATGCAGGGCAGCAACCCGGTCGCGTCCTTTGCGTCCGGTGGATGGCCGAACCAGCCGGGATTCCCGGCGAACCGAAGCCACCTCTACATCGGCGACTCCAAGGGGTTCCTCTACGCCTTCTCGTCGGTGGACGACGACAACTCGACGGCTCCGATCACGCCCGGCCAATCGCCGATCACCGACGGGCCCAACAACGGGGTGACCGCGCAAGACCTGAGCTTCATCTCGTCGACCAACGTCGTCCTCGTGTCGCCGGACGAGTACCAGTCCTTGTTCTCCAAGGCCAACCAAGGCTCCTTGACCTACGCCGCCGTGCAAACCGCGGCGACCGGTGGAGGCATCCAACGCCGCAACTTCGAGGTGGGCGAGACCCTCTACGTCATGGTCTGGAACATCCCGTCGACGACCGACTCGCCGACGGCCGGATACCAGCTTGAGTTCAACACGTACTCGAACCAGCGCGTCCAGGCCCGGTTCCCCGACATCGTCCGCAACGTGACTGGCGCGCCCGCCAACCAGGGTGGCATCGGCCTCCATAAGGTCACGTTCATGCCGACCGGCCAGGCCGGCACCCAGCCGGGCGGAAACTTCGTCCGCGTGCGGGCCACGCTGACCGTGCAAGGCACCGTCCGCGGGGCCGAGGCGGGTCTCCGCACCACGCCGAAGTCGCCGAGCCCGACGGTGGGCGACGTGGTCGTCGCGAACCCGCTGGCCGTGGTCTTCCCGACCCGTGACGCCGTCAACGGCTTCCTGCCGAACAGCGTGGGCAACACGATCGACGCGACCCAGCCGAACGCGGTCGTCAACGGCAGCAACGGCCTCGACACCGGAGTCGGCCTCGCCACCGTGGGCGGCCCGACCAACCAGTTCCTGAAGCCGGTGTTCGGCGGTACAGACAGCATCGAGCCGGGCGGGTTCCTCGGGACGACCCCGTCGACCACCGGCGAGTACGTCAGCCACGGCTCTACCGCCGTCGCGCGGATGAACGTCCGCGACCGGTCGCTGGTCTCCCTGCTGACGGGCCCGGGCACGGGGCTCGCCAACGTCCAAATGTCGAGCAACGACCTCGCTTGGATGCCATTGGTCGACACCCGCACCTTGCCGCCGGATGCCGCCGCCCCTGGCCAGCCGGTCTATGACCCGGCGACCCAGCTCGGCGTCGACCGCCCGCTGAACTCGGGTTCGAACAAGGCGAATTGGAAGTACGGGCAGTTCGAAGACTATCCGTGGGCTTTGCCGAACCGCAGCTTGGACTACCCCGACCTCGGGCGTGGGTCCATGTCGGTCGCGGTCGGCGGCTCCGGCAGCGTTTCGAACCCGCTCCTGACCCGGGTCACCCTTGAGGGCCCGGCCTGGACCGAAGCCGACCGGACGACCTACAACACGAAGGCCGGCTACGAGAACCAGATGCAGCGGACGCTGGTGGACACGCCGTTCGACATCCGTGTCGACGTGCCGCGGTACCAACCGGCGAACGCCTCGGACTACCGGGGACGCCAGATCGTCTACGTGGGCGGTTCAAACAACAGCTTCGGCACCGAAGACGCCTACCGCAGCTTTGCCCTCGGTGCGCGTGTCGGCGAGGACCGGCGGCTGTCGACGAACAGCCCGACCGTCGACCTTGGCTCGTTGCCTAGCGGCGGCGGCTACAACGGTCATGTCAGCGGCGGGCCGGACAACGGCGCCATCGCACCCAGCGACCCGAACTCCGCGTTCCGTCCGTACAACCCGGCCTACACGACCGGCAACACGGCGATGTTCCAGCCGTTCACCGTCCTCAACCAGGGCAACGTGAACCTGCTGAACGTCCGTCTGGCCCAGGAGTTCGACAAGATCAACGGCTTCACCCGCGTCTATCGGACCGTCGAACTGTACGGCCCGCAGATGCAGGAACTTGCGTGGATCGACGCGAAGCGGAACATGATCTCCGACCTTGACCCGCTGTACAGCGTGCCGTTCAGGGCCGGTGTCGACAACCGCATGGTCTTGCAGAAGCCGCGTCCGGGCGACGCCGCTCCCACGCGGATGAGCCGCAACCCGGTGTTCCGGGCCAACGCCAACCTGCGGGTCTCGGGCGGCACCCTCGTGCCGACGACGGCGGGCTTCGAGTCCGGCGACCCGAAGGTCGGCGTGGCTGTCCCGGTCGGCACCCCCAGTGGCACCTATCAGCGCAAGGTGTATGCCTTTGACAACGACGGCAACGACGGGGACGCCGACCATCCGTCGCTCGGCCCCTCGGCCAGCGACCCGGCGGTCAGCGAGCCGTACGCCGACCCGGCGATCACCCTGAAGTTCAACGTCCGCGAGGCCCGGTTGACCAACACCCCGACGCGGAAGGCGGCGCCGAACGTCGACAATCTCCTGGCGGGGAACGAGGCGTTCACGTGGTCGAACACCCAGCCGACCGCCGTCCGCCATGGCAGTGGCCAGTTGGCCGTCGCCTGGGCGTCGAACCGCCGCTCCAACGCGACCGGCCTGCCTGACTGGCTGACGCCGGGCCGCACCGCGGGTTCGCTCGCCAGTGGCGACACATGGCGGATCTTCGTCTCGGCCAACGGCGGCACGACTCCGGTGTGGGACCGCACGAACCCGTCGGCCGACCACAGCCCGATGAACGACCTGGACAACGCCTTGCCGGTCTCCTCTGGCCTGGGCACCCCGGACAGCCGATGGTTCGGCCCGTCCTTGCTCTTCCCGCTGGAGGGCGTCGTGAACTTCAACACGTTGTTCACCCTCGGTGCCGGCGAGTCGATGGACATGAGCCGCGGACCGGCCGGGTTCCAGTTCGGGTCTCCGTCCTTCCCGACCGGCGGCGCCTACAACCCGCTCCAGTCTCCGACACTCTCCCGTGCCGACGTGAACCAGCAGTATCTGGCCTTTGTCGGCCGCGGGACGAAGGTCGGCCCGGGCGGTGACCGGTCGACGGTCGAACAGGTCATGCTGGCCAACCTCGGGTTCGGCGGCGGCGGGGTCGTCCTGAACGGTCTCAGCGCGATGCCGTTCGACACGACGTCGACCAAGAGTAAGCCGAGCGTGGTCCAAGCCGGCTCGTCCGCGACCGTGTTCTACACGGGGACGAGCAACGGCCTCGGCCAGATCTACACTTCGACGTTCGACGGTTCCAACTGGACGGGCGTGAGGTCTGTCTCCCTGGGTGACCAGTTCGAGAACGTCGGCGCTCCCAACGCCATCTTGCGGCGCTACCAGGGCCGTAACGACGCGGCGCGCATCGACCTGATGTTCACGGCCAAGCTCCGTGGGCGCCAGTTCGCCGACACGTTCCTCGGCCGGTTGGCGGCCAGCCCGGTCTCCGGTGCCCCGACCGGTGGGCCCGGTGGGTCTGTCCGCACTCTGCCCTTCAGCAACCGCACCGACAAACTCGAGGTCGACCCGGCGACGGGCACCTACTTCGCCCCCGGCGTGCAGTGGTCGATGTCCGAGGCCGGTCTTGCCGGCATCAGGCTGAAGTACCTCAGCGTGGACGGTTCGGGCAACGCGACACTGACCGACGTCATCGACCCGATCTCGCCCGAACGTGTGGTGAGCCGGACCGACGGGGAACTGGTCTACGACAGCAGACTGGGCGGCAAGGTCTACATGGACGCGAACGCCGGCACGGTCAAGCTGTCGGGAGCGGTCGTCCCGCGGAACATGCAGCTCTTCATCACCTATAGCCCGACCTTCGTCCGCGTCAACGCGGCCCGAGGCGGCAACTATCGGAGCGTCTCGGGAGTCTTTGACGAACGGTTTGTCGGCATCTACGCCACGAACGACGTGAACCGGGCCGACGAGAACCTGATCGGAGACCTGAACTTCTGGGGCAACAGTGTCAACGCCCGGCCCGCGAACAACGACCCGGTCCGCTACGACCGCTACGTGCTCTCGTTGACGAAGACCTCGGCCGACGGATCCCAGGCGACCCGTCCGTTCCTGACCACGCTCCGGTACGGCATCAACCTGCCGACTCCGGTCGCCGTCGGGGCCAACGGGGCCCTGGTGCAGTTCCAGGTCATGTTCATCGGCGCGACGCCGGAGGCACCGTTCTATCAGGTCGACCCCGTCAACGGACGGGTGTACTTCACCTCGGTGATGGAAGACCGGCCCGTGCGTGTCGTCTACACCGGCGTCGACGGCAACGGCAACCTCGTCCCGAACATCGTGGTCGGCACGTCGGCGACCAACATCCCGCGGGTCGGACTGATCACGGAGCGGGCCGAGGAGGCCGTCACGATCGAGCAGGCCGCCAACGAATCGGACATGTCGCTGGCCCTGGACCCGTACAACATCGCGTTCAACCCGCTTGACCCGACGCGCCGCCGGCCCCCGCTCGTGTGGATGTTCTGGTCGAGCGCCAGGGCAGGTGTGCCGGACGTGTACTTCCAGACCATCGCGCCGAAGTGGGCTCCCCAGCCCCCGTCTCCTTGA
- a CDS encoding prepilin-type N-terminal cleavage/methylation domain-containing protein, whose amino-acid sequence MRARRAFTLIELITVMAVTAILLTIIVVPVVQSFNLTRAGQGFADAQSKARTLIARVQREVNNAAAVRDNTNLAGMCAVHLPGLDRTDRRLLLPFSKLDIFPPAQGDPGARVGTAFIDPDTGKVDPTLKAPKGQAVLPVGAGDTMVRYFVALRDPFSPYNNPWVTYKNPGGGTWLAGTSGQDNLYVLYRAEVPVYKWVNIGGTPTRVVNSDYFYDLDRDADPNTSGPGYDDPDFMDPSVAYPAYATAMPYDPANKGAMVNNWLRAARIVTEISRYDMVLPEVNKSNGSVLFDASGNPVVSSTARFQPTRVSSEPSKGMLAVRSGEENDNAQKIGPDVYSTEHASWANATVQLWPSRVPTTWGAGDASAGAVRPAADPSVGSLVLRPGVTGSLVLSGVGGFTGDFFDAGAYMRMKSAGAAYPFTKAVMAGASTTPDLFLPVVPDPRSGKVLASFPIQEWGTDESVAWANRVPSSGADPGLDTGPAVTPADAFYKSGPDWYTFTGINERYARLWNQWEGLWPNPAQAPAKEGPFGVKRSIYLGEYPQWGSGNTMGPLSPGFGFHRASVTPGSDEVYGPDQTPGPNYGRLVRYTRVPNVESIPVGPNQYKINYVDRKEPDWAGLFGFGGVNYDPKVMNFTSFLSGVLQERYRAGYIELNSRFGEPIPAGNIFVAYRFQFTEPNDAVAVSYDSSELMEVVLTIHNYPQTTVPYPQIVTVRGTVAVRNAVR is encoded by the coding sequence ATGCGTGCACGACGCGCCTTCACGCTCATCGAACTCATCACGGTCATGGCGGTCACCGCCATCCTGCTGACCATCATCGTTGTCCCCGTCGTCCAGAGCTTCAACCTCACCCGGGCGGGCCAAGGCTTTGCCGACGCCCAGTCCAAGGCGAGGACGCTCATCGCGCGGGTCCAACGCGAGGTCAACAACGCCGCCGCGGTGCGTGACAACACCAATCTCGCGGGGATGTGCGCCGTCCACCTGCCTGGTCTGGACCGCACCGACCGCCGGTTGCTGTTGCCGTTCAGCAAGCTCGACATCTTCCCGCCCGCCCAAGGCGACCCCGGGGCGCGGGTCGGCACCGCGTTCATCGACCCGGACACCGGCAAGGTCGACCCGACCCTGAAGGCCCCCAAAGGCCAGGCCGTCCTGCCGGTCGGGGCTGGCGACACGATGGTCCGGTATTTCGTCGCCCTGCGCGACCCGTTCTCGCCGTACAACAACCCGTGGGTGACCTACAAGAACCCGGGCGGCGGCACATGGCTGGCGGGCACGAGCGGCCAGGACAACCTCTATGTCCTCTACCGCGCCGAAGTCCCCGTCTACAAGTGGGTGAACATCGGCGGGACTCCGACGAGGGTCGTCAATTCCGACTACTTCTATGACCTTGACCGGGACGCGGACCCCAACACCTCCGGCCCGGGATACGACGACCCCGACTTCATGGACCCGTCGGTCGCGTACCCGGCTTACGCGACGGCGATGCCCTATGACCCGGCCAATAAGGGCGCGATGGTCAACAACTGGCTTCGGGCGGCCCGGATCGTCACCGAGATCAGCCGCTACGACATGGTCTTGCCTGAGGTCAACAAGAGCAACGGCAGCGTGCTGTTCGACGCCTCGGGCAACCCGGTGGTCTCCAGCACGGCGCGGTTCCAGCCGACCCGGGTCTCCAGCGAGCCGAGCAAGGGCATGCTGGCGGTGCGCAGCGGCGAAGAGAACGACAACGCCCAGAAGATCGGGCCGGACGTGTACTCGACCGAGCACGCCTCTTGGGCCAACGCGACCGTCCAACTGTGGCCGAGCCGTGTCCCGACGACGTGGGGTGCGGGCGACGCCTCGGCCGGTGCGGTGCGCCCGGCCGCCGACCCGTCCGTCGGCAGCCTGGTCCTCCGACCTGGCGTGACGGGGTCGCTCGTCCTCAGCGGGGTAGGCGGCTTCACCGGTGACTTCTTCGACGCGGGCGCCTACATGCGCATGAAGTCGGCCGGCGCGGCATACCCGTTCACCAAGGCGGTCATGGCCGGTGCCTCGACCACGCCCGACCTCTTCCTGCCCGTCGTCCCTGACCCGCGCTCGGGCAAGGTCTTGGCGAGCTTCCCGATCCAGGAGTGGGGCACCGACGAGTCAGTGGCGTGGGCGAACCGGGTGCCGAGCTCGGGCGCCGACCCTGGCCTCGACACCGGCCCGGCCGTGACCCCGGCCGACGCCTTCTACAAGTCCGGCCCCGACTGGTACACCTTCACCGGCATCAACGAGCGGTATGCCCGTCTGTGGAACCAGTGGGAAGGCCTGTGGCCCAACCCGGCGCAGGCACCGGCCAAAGAAGGCCCGTTCGGCGTCAAGCGCTCGATCTATCTCGGTGAGTATCCGCAGTGGGGCAGTGGCAACACGATGGGACCGCTTTCTCCCGGCTTCGGGTTCCACCGGGCCTCGGTCACGCCGGGCAGCGACGAGGTCTACGGCCCCGACCAGACTCCGGGCCCCAACTACGGCCGGCTGGTGCGCTACACCCGCGTCCCGAACGTCGAGTCGATCCCCGTCGGGCCGAACCAGTACAAGATCAACTACGTCGACCGCAAAGAGCCGGACTGGGCCGGACTCTTCGGGTTCGGCGGCGTGAACTACGACCCCAAGGTCATGAACTTCACAAGTTTCCTCTCGGGCGTGCTCCAAGAGCGCTACCGGGCGGGCTACATCGAGCTCAACAGCCGCTTCGGCGAGCCGATCCCGGCGGGGAACATTTTCGTGGCCTACCGCTTCCAATTCACTGAGCCCAACGACGCCGTGGCCGTCAGCTACGACTCGTCGGAACTCATGGAGGTCGTCTTGACCATCCACAACTATCCGCAGACGACAGTCCCCTATCCGCAGATCGTGACGGTCCGTGGCACAGTGGCGGTCCGCAACGCGGTGAGATAA
- the pilM gene encoding type IV pilus assembly protein PilM, with translation MAKKYTSIVGVDIGSQTIKVAEVKLAGKQPTITALGMAMTPEGAVDHVGVHDSVVVGDVLKQVCAQAGVSVGDAVVSLSGQGSVVVRTLEVPVMSDAELKQHMEWEITRNIPFAESDVVSDFASFPANGAQNMDVVMAIATQSTVNTIRDILKRAGKKPAALDVQPLGLARVLRTGYEVELANKRVCIVDIGHKSSSISIFNDGKLVMPRQVPIGGEMFTRAIADGLAVPFAEAEAMKHAKGRIPETAGQAPTFNPFGDSGFATQQFQPYNPFADADEAAPAAPAAEEAPQAPAAPVASGLDPEETKLWNAMAAVADEFVSEVRRSIDYFRSKGGDVDSVMLCGGGARLKGVAEFVQSVIGVPTALFDPTRGLPVTAKHADDLQQEKQDFAVAIGNGLHIAF, from the coding sequence ATGGCCAAGAAGTACACGAGCATCGTCGGGGTCGACATTGGAAGTCAGACCATTAAAGTCGCGGAGGTCAAATTGGCCGGCAAGCAACCCACGATCACGGCCCTGGGTATGGCGATGACGCCAGAAGGGGCGGTCGACCATGTCGGCGTGCATGATTCGGTGGTGGTCGGCGACGTCCTCAAGCAGGTTTGCGCCCAGGCCGGCGTCAGTGTCGGCGACGCCGTCGTCTCTCTGTCGGGCCAAGGTTCCGTCGTGGTCCGCACCCTCGAAGTCCCGGTGATGTCGGACGCCGAGCTGAAGCAGCACATGGAGTGGGAGATCACCCGCAACATCCCGTTCGCCGAGAGCGACGTGGTCAGCGACTTCGCTTCCTTCCCGGCCAACGGGGCCCAAAACATGGACGTGGTGATGGCGATCGCCACGCAGTCCACCGTCAACACGATCCGCGACATCCTGAAGCGTGCCGGCAAGAAGCCGGCCGCCCTCGACGTCCAGCCCCTCGGTCTGGCCCGCGTCCTGCGCACCGGTTATGAGGTGGAGTTGGCCAACAAGCGGGTCTGCATCGTCGACATCGGCCACAAATCGAGTTCGATCAGTATTTTCAACGACGGCAAACTCGTGATGCCCCGCCAGGTGCCGATCGGCGGCGAGATGTTCACGCGCGCCATCGCCGACGGTCTCGCCGTCCCCTTCGCGGAAGCAGAGGCGATGAAGCATGCGAAGGGCCGCATTCCCGAGACGGCTGGCCAGGCGCCGACGTTCAACCCCTTCGGCGACTCTGGGTTCGCGACCCAGCAGTTCCAGCCCTACAACCCCTTCGCCGACGCGGACGAGGCTGCTCCGGCCGCACCGGCTGCCGAGGAAGCCCCGCAAGCACCCGCGGCACCCGTTGCAAGCGGCCTTGACCCCGAAGAGACGAAGCTCTGGAACGCGATGGCCGCGGTTGCGGACGAGTTCGTGAGCGAGGTCCGGCGGTCGATCGACTACTTCCGGAGCAAAGGAGGCGACGTCGATTCCGTCATGCTTTGCGGTGGCGGAGCCCGTCTCAAAGGCGTGGCGGAGTTCGTCCAGTCCGTCATCGGAGTGCCGACGGCCCTCTTCGACCCGACGAGGGGCCTTCCAGTGACGGCGAAACACGCCGATGATCTCCAGCAAGAGAAACAGGACTTCGCCGTTGCGATCGGCAACGGGCTCCACATTGCCTTCTAA
- a CDS encoding type II and III secretion system protein, with the protein MTDGWGRVVTAPLLRTLNNQLAVVTQNTQTTIFLNQVTASAGGNIVTATPVQLNIPTFLVIKPRINGDNTITMTLTPTISSIGQVKRGPDGQEIPDVLSQSVQVVARVKDRETIALAGITAKTDTYSESRIPLLSDLPIIGQLFRGRTQNQGTSELIVFVTPSIVGDDDYGLGAAP; encoded by the coding sequence ATGACCGACGGTTGGGGCCGCGTCGTCACCGCCCCGCTTCTGCGGACGCTGAACAACCAGCTGGCCGTCGTCACGCAGAACACGCAGACCACGATCTTCTTGAACCAGGTCACCGCCAGTGCCGGTGGAAACATCGTCACGGCCACGCCGGTCCAGTTGAACATCCCGACCTTCTTGGTGATCAAGCCCCGTATCAACGGTGACAACACGATCACGATGACGCTGACGCCGACGATCTCCAGCATCGGCCAAGTCAAGCGCGGCCCGGACGGACAGGAGATTCCGGACGTCCTCAGCCAGTCGGTCCAGGTCGTGGCCCGCGTGAAGGACCGCGAGACGATCGCCTTGGCCGGTATCACCGCCAAGACCGACACGTACTCCGAGTCGCGCATCCCGCTCCTCAGCGACTTGCCGATCATCGGCCAGCTCTTCCGGGGACGCACGCAGAACCAGGGCACCAGCGAGTTGATCGTCTTCGTGACTCCGTCAATCGTGGGCGACGACGACTACGGCCTCGGCGCGGCACCCTGA